The window CTCATTTTGTGCGGAGCATCATATCGCTCCTGATGTCGAGGTCATTGACATCAAGAACCTGAACGAGGCTTTTAACAAAGTCGTGGCAAGAGTATTCGTTACCGTTATGTCATCGACATGAAGACACTCGCGTAGAACCAATGTTGCTTGCGGCTGGTCGTGGACTACATCGTCTTCTGGTCGCAAGGTCTTCGTAAATCGAGGTGCTCAAGCAAGCCGTTTGTCATGTCAAACTATAGGGACAAGCAACTCCGGATCGATATGAGCAAAGGAACGGAAACACGGAATAGGATCATCGCCAAGGCGGCTCCCCTCTTCAATCGCAAGGGCTATGAAGGCTGCTCCATGCAGGACATCGTCGAGGCCGTCGGCTTGGAGAAGGGCAGCCTTTATGGCCATTTTCCCAACAAGGAGGCTCTTGCTGTTGCGGCCTTTCAATACGCATGGAATGAAACGAGTCGCGCCCGCATGGCCAAGATGGATACGATCGCGAATGCGATCGAGAAGCTTAAGATACATGTCGCAAATGTGGTGTCACTTCCATCCTTTGCGGGTGGATGCCCACTGCTCAACACGATTACCGACAATGATGACGGGAATCCGGCGCTCAAGAAGATGGCGCGAGAAGCTCTCAAGGAATGGCGCTTGTATCTCCAAAGCATCTTGCAAGACGGTCAGGACAGAAAAGAGATTCGGGGAGGAGTTGATCCTGAAGAAGTGGCTACACTGATGATCTCTCTGCTTGAAGGAGCAATGGCTCTTGATCGAGTGGACAGGAGATCAGGTTTCCTGGAACGAGCAGGAAGGCATCTAAACTCCCATCTTGATACACTAGCTTTTCAAGCTCAATCAAGGAATTTTGAATGATCAAGACGTTTGCAGCGACAGCTCTGTTCTAGCTTTTCTTTTCGCACCAATGACATTCCGCCTGAGACTAATACGACTTCAGGGAATCGAACACTTATCCGCTGGATGCAGCCACATTCGACCACGTATAAGATTGATTCATCAGCTGATGGACCATGCAAACAAGCAAGCCTCGAAGCAAAATCCGAACAAGTGTTCTAGGATTCGCCGTGTCTTATGGCTAAGGCCAAATCTTGTGGCTCCTCTCAAAAAAATAGGAGAGGCCAAATTCGTGTAAGTCTTTGTTCTTTGGTGCCCGGAGGGGGGCGAATCCCCACGACCTTGCGGTCGGCGGATTTTGAGTTTCCTGCGAAGATTATAAGTCTTTGAAAATAAGGTAAATGTCACCGTAATCAAGCGTAGCACTAAGTAGCTGAGCGACCGTAATTTACCGCAAACTACCATATGCATTGAAAGCTGAGGTGTGTACCGTCAACGTACCGAAAATGTAACCGTATTTATTACATATGTACATCGTCCTGCGAGCGCTGACTGCCTAAGGTATCGGAGCCGCGGTGGTGCAATCCGCCGTAAGGACACCGCTTGAGTCGGGAGTGACGTCCAAACTGAGGTCTATACCCGAATTTGCACCCGGAACAGAGTGAGTAATCTGACCCTAATCTGTCGCAAGCTTTATCTCGTCTATCCAAACGATGATCCCGTGGAACCTCGGAAGTTCCTTAGGCGGTATCGACATATAGACTGTGCATGGGGCTTGGGATTTGTTGTTGTATTTGGATGGGGATCAGTCGTTACGAGTTGAGCGAGGTGCAGTGGGGGAAGAGCAAGGATTTTCTTCCTGGTCGTGTGGAGAGTGTGGGGCGTACGATAGCGTCATACTCAGCTCGCGAAGCCGCTGCCGGTTTCAGGGCGTCGAAACGGGTAACCGCCAACTTGCTGGTCAATCCGCAGTCATTCAAGCCTCTATTTCGAGGTGACCGGTTTAGCAGCAGCCGACCGAGGAAGACGAAGCCGAGCCGCCATCATAACCAACTCGGCGAGAGAGTCAGCGTTCATTTTCCGCATCACGCAGCCCCGGTGGGCTTTTACTGTTGTCTCACTGATGCCCAACTCAGCTGCGATGTGCTTGTTCATCGAGCCGACAACAACTTGAGCCATTACCTCGCATTCGCGGGGAGTGAGCTGAGCATATCGCTTCTTCAACGAACGAAGATCTTCTTCACGGGCAAGAAGAGCCCTGCTGCGACCTACTGCATGCCGGATGGCATTCAGGAGAACATCATCAGCAAACGGCTTGGTAAGGAATTCCACGGCGCCAGCCTTGATCGCCTGCACCGACATGGGTATGTCACCATGGCCGGTGATAAAAATTATGGGCATATCCCGGTGTTCACTCGAAACGCGCTTTTGTAGCTCGAGGCCATTCAGGCCTGGAAGTGAAACGTCCAGAATCATGCAGCTTGGTGCAGGTGTTCGAGGGTGCACAAGAAAGTCTTGTGCGGAGCTGAACGTCCGGACTTCCATACCTTCAAGAAGAATGAGGGCCTCGAGGGACTCTCGAACCGAGATGTCATCGTCGACGACGAAGACAATCGGGGAGTTTCGTGAAACGAACTGCGCCGTCATTTGAGAACCGTATGCATTCGCAGCAACCATTTTACCTCCGCATTCAAGCCGAATCATCAACCAGAATCTACTCGGCCCCCAAGGCGATAGTTAGTGCGTTATGAAGAGCAGTATCAGTGAAGGGCTTCAGCAGACACTCCACTGCTCCCTGCTCCACTGTTTTTCTCCTCACTGCCTCATCCTGGTTGGCAGTAATGAAGATGATTGGTGTTTTTATCTGGCGACGTTTTAACTCTTGCTGCAGTTCCGGCCCAGTCATTCCCGGCATCGCAAGGTCGAGGATAAGGCATTTAGATATATGTAAGGCGTCGGACCTGAGAAAGCTCTCCGCGGACGAGAAGGCGCGTACATCAAATCCCATTTCCCTGAGAAGTTCCGGCAAA is drawn from Edaphobacter lichenicola and contains these coding sequences:
- a CDS encoding TetR/AcrR family transcriptional regulator, whose amino-acid sequence is MSKGTETRNRIIAKAAPLFNRKGYEGCSMQDIVEAVGLEKGSLYGHFPNKEALAVAAFQYAWNETSRARMAKMDTIANAIEKLKIHVANVVSLPSFAGGCPLLNTITDNDDGNPALKKMAREALKEWRLYLQSILQDGQDRKEIRGGVDPEEVATLMISLLEGAMALDRVDRRSGFLERAGRHLNSHLDTLAFQAQSRNFE
- a CDS encoding response regulator transcription factor yields the protein MVAANAYGSQMTAQFVSRNSPIVFVVDDDISVRESLEALILLEGMEVRTFSSAQDFLVHPRTPAPSCMILDVSLPGLNGLELQKRVSSEHRDMPIIFITGHGDIPMSVQAIKAGAVEFLTKPFADDVLLNAIRHAVGRSRALLAREEDLRSLKKRYAQLTPRECEVMAQVVVGSMNKHIAAELGISETTVKAHRGCVMRKMNADSLAELVMMAARLRLPRSAAAKPVTSK
- a CDS encoding response regulator, with translation MTITHFLISLVDDDESVRDSLPELLREMGFDVRAFSSAESFLRSDALHISKCLILDLAMPGMTGPELQQELKRRQIKTPIIFITANQDEAVRRKTVEQGAVECLLKPFTDTALHNALTIALGAE